In one Carassius auratus strain Wakin unplaced genomic scaffold, ASM336829v1 scaf_tig00050273, whole genome shotgun sequence genomic region, the following are encoded:
- the LOC113089565 gene encoding uncharacterized protein LOC113089565 — protein MEGFIMLIMIVFIVEAVLGSNSVSVMEGDFVTLKSDVSMQERDQMLWYFNDTLIALIRDDPSEGCVYDGERQRFRNRLSVDFETGSLTITNIRSEHAGRYEAEIVRNESSETSQSHSECDRTKIITKMINTGDTVKTFSVSVRPDSFSDRSDISASRSRLDKFNKGSYYKEKEQVCKKSSVLSVVLVAGVCAVAVVLVAVAVLGVFYYRDETSKKEDREKNKSEHLLTVSA, from the exons atggaaGGCTTTATTATGCTCATTATGATTGTTTTTATCGTTGAAG CTGTGCTTGGATCAAactcagtgtcagtgatggagggagactTTGTCACTCTTAAAAGTGATGTTTCCATGCAAGAGCGTGACCAGATGttgtggtattttaatgacacCCTCATCGCCCTGATCAGAGATGATcccagtgagggttgtgtgtatgATGGAGAACGTCagagattcagaaacagactaTCAGTGGACTTTGAGACTGGATccctgaccatcacaaacatcagatCTGAGCACGCTGGACGCTACGAAGCAGAGATCGTCAGAAACGAGAGCTCAGAAACCAGCCAAAGCCACAGCGAGTGTGACAGAACAAAAATCATCACAAAAATGATCAACACTGGAGACACCGTAAAGACGTTCAGTGTGTCCGTCCGTCCTGATTCATTTAGTGATCGTTCAGACATTAGTG CCTCTCGCTCTCGTCTTGACAAATTCAATAAAGGATCTTACTATAAGGAGAAGGAACAAGTGTGTAAAAAGA GTTCAGTTCTGTCTGTAGTTCTTGTAGCAGGAGTGTGTGCTGTTGCTGTTGTTCTGGTGGCTGTAGCTGTTCTTGGTGTGTTTTACTATCGTGACGAGACCTCTAAAAAGG AAGACAGGGAGAAAAACAAGTCTGAGCATCTGCTGACAGTCTCAGCATGA